A genomic segment from Pangasianodon hypophthalmus isolate fPanHyp1 chromosome 25, fPanHyp1.pri, whole genome shotgun sequence encodes:
- the LOC113547431 gene encoding sialoadhesin, with product MFLPLYNLSLRGDAAMLIRKRHFSAAAILMLLAGVQAQHSVTLFSQSLCAVTGSTVNIPCTYSGPTYLRQSEWYRVQGSEGEPQDLNKDPQYSGRVSVNSQWSSCELTLRNVSVSDSGVYNFRFKVSQRRDWISASSGVHLTVTDLQVKVDPNTAGQREVKVTCSSTCRLSTSRFYWYRNGQFRKYATDASIVLDSTRSVNAGSYSCRVYESSYCSPPACVLGKECWGVTYTPDRVCALKTSSIDLSCAYKHPAGLTVIKSVWFIKEQVGVEPVDVRDYEEYQDRVQYTQSSQNDCSLRITNLRERDAQTYGFRFYTAWNKYTGRPGVTLTVTDLKVTESDWYTWYRKLSCVTTCTLSNNPTYIWYKNGQRVTDKERNEMYLYDSSEDAGSYSCSVRGHEELRSPAVCVFGEKSCWSVTYSPQTICSLIGSSVDIHSYYTFPHHYKVTEVFWFIKKQADAVDVREDEEYWGRVQYTQSSQNNCSLRITNLRERDAQTYRFSFYIGWNNYIGQPGVSLSVTDLKVTVSDWGIWQVKLSCVTTCTLSNNPTYVWYKNGQLFTDQDRNELYVESEDAGSYSCSVRGHEELRSPAVYSPKNTIAEVLSSGETVEGDTVTLSCSSDANPPVLTYSWFKQIADADTLLTTGQNYSISNISSQHSGLYYCTAHNQLGHHNSLPTFLDVLCKCQCLKSDVGSQWKEHSNGVVV from the exons ATGTTTTTACCACTATATAATCTGTCTTTAAGAGGTGATGCAGCCATGCTGATtagaaaaagacatttttcagcAGCAGCAATTCTCATGTTGCTGGCag gagTTCAGGCTCAGCATAGTGTAACGCTTTTCTCACAGAGTctctgtgctgttactggaTCTACAGTAAATATTCCCTGCACATATTCGGGCCCTACTTATCTCAGACAGAGTGAGTGGTATCGAGTCCAGGGCTCTGAAGGAGAACCACAAGACCTGAACAAAGATCCACAATACTCAGGACGAGTGTCTGTAAACAGCCAGTGGTCTTCCTGTGAGCTGACGCTGAGGAATGTAAGTGTGAGTGACTCTGGAGTTTATAACTTCAGATTTAAAGTCTCACAGAGAAGAGACTGGATATCAGCATCATCTGGAGTTCATCTAACTGTTACAg ACTTGCAGGTGAAGGTGGATCCTAACACTGCAGGACAGAGAGAAGTGAAAGTGACCTGTAGCTCCACCTGCAGGCTCAGCACATCCCGTTTCTACTGGTACAGGAATGGCCAATTCAGGAAATACGCAACCGATGCATCGATTGTGCTCGACTCCACCCGTTCAGTTAATGCGGGCAGCTACTCCTGTCGAGTGTATGAGAGTTCCTACTGCTCTCCCCCAGCGT gtgtatTGGGTAAAGAATGTTGGGGTGTGACTTACACTCCTGATCGTGTGTGTGCTCTGAAAACTTCATCGATTGATCTCTCCTGCGCTTATAAACACCCTGCAGGCCTCACAGTCATAAAATCAGTGTGGTTCATTAAAGAGCAGGTTGGTGTTGAGCCTGTGGATGTGAGAGACTATGAAGAGTATCAGGATCGAGTGCAGTACACACAGAGCTCCCAGAATGACTGTAGTCTGAGAATCactaacctgagagagagagatgctcaGACCTACGGATTCAGATTCTACACTGCCTGGAACAAATACACCGGCCGACCTGGAGTCACTCTGACTGTCACAG ATCTGAAGGTTACAGAATCAGATTGGTACACCTGGTACAGGAAGCTGAGCTGTGTCACCACCTGCACTCTGTCTAACAACCCCACTTACATCTGGTACAAGAACGGACAGCGTGTTACTGACAAGGAGAGAAATGAAATGTATCTGTATGACAGTAGTGAGGATGCAGGCAGCTACTCCTGCTCTGTAAGAGGACATGAGGAGCTTCgctctcctgctgtct GTGTTTTTGGTGAGAAGAGCTGCTGGAGTGTGACTTACTCCCCCCAGACtatctgctctctgattggctcatcAGTGGACATACATAGTTATTACACCTTCCCTCATCATTACAAGGTCACAGAAGTGTTCTGGTTCATTAAAAAGCAGGCTGATGCTGTGGAtgtgagagaggatgaggaaTATTGGGGCCGAGTGCAGTACACACAGAGCTCCCAGAATAACTGTAGTCTGAGAATCactaacctgagagagagagacgctcaaACATACAGATTCAGCTTCTACATTGGCTGGAATAACTACATCGGCCAACCtggagtctctctgtctgtcacag ATCTGAAGGTTACAGTATCAGACTGGGGTATATGGCAAGTGAAGTTGAGCTGTGTCACCACCTGCACTCTGTCTAACAACCCCACGTACGTCTGGTACAAGAACGGACAGCTTTTTACTGACCAGGACAGAAATGAACTGTATGTCGAAAGTGAGGATGCAGGCAGCTACTCCTGCTCTGTAAGAGGACATGAGGAGCTTCgctctcctgctgtct ATTCCCCTAAAAACACCATAGCAGAGGTTCTTTCATCTGGAGAGACAGTGGAGGGGGATACAGTGACTCtgagctgtagcagtgatgcaaaccctcctgttctcacctactcCTGGTTTAAGCAGATTGCAGatgcagacacactgctgacaaCAGGCCAGAATTACAGCATCAGCAACATCAGCTCCCAGCACAGCGGACTGTACTACTGCACTGCTCACAACCAGCTGGGACATCACAACTCTCTACCAACCTTTCTAGATGTGTTAT gcAAGTGTCAGTGtcttaaatctgatgtgggcagccAGTGGAAGGAGCATAGCAATGGAGTGGTGGTGTGA
- the LOC128317440 gene encoding sialoadhesin-like yields the protein MKGDAAMLIRKRHFSAATILMLLAGVQAQYSVTLSSRNLCAVTGSTVKIPCTYSSYSAVTQKEWYRVQSSEGEAPVLSKDPQYSGRVSVSTSWSSCELTLRNVRVSDSGVYNFRFKVTQRRDWISASSGVHLTVTDLKVEVSDRYGRNKKLSCITTCTLSNRPTYIWNKNGQHVTNQERKELYVESKDAGSYSCAVKGHEELRSPAVCIFDETSCWSVTYTTQTICSLIGSSVDIHSYYTFPDNRKVTEVFWFIKKQADAEAVDVSEDEEYQGRVQYTQSSQNNCSLRITNLRERDAQTYRFRFYTDDPQGRYTGQPGVSLSVTDLKVEVSDKYGWSKKLSCSTTCTLSNNPTYIWYKNGQRVTNQYRNEMYLYDSSKDAGSYSCAVRGHEELRSPAVCVFRCFWSVTYFSQTMCALIGSSVDIHSYYTFPDQLRTPQPVWYIIFLSQDRELSHTDERVEFLNDRPNRSTLRLKNLTEGDSKKYQLRLKAHYSKETDSSAGVSLSVTGLQVKVAPLAVTVSDLQSITLSCITTCTLSNSPTYIWYNNGQRVSDCKSASCSVAAVSGAVSYSCAVEGHDSLLSPPVYSPKNTRAVVLSSGDKVEGDSVTLSCSSDANPPVLTYSWFKQRADADTLLTTGQNYSISNINSQHRGLYYCTAHNQLGQHNSTPTRLNVLYSPKNTSAVVLSSGDTVEGDSVTLSCSSDANPPVLTYTWFKQRADADTLLTTGQNYSISNISSQHSGLYYCSARNQLGHHNSTPTHLDVLYPPRNLSMTVVPSVSGDLVTLLCVSDSNPISSYTWYRKTEGDVILIGNGTNLTLSSTADGFYYCTARNGFGSSNSSKWAYTSDNGAVKYAASGVIVTLVLSFIAVFLWRRRRASAFGNRSEEYRENETAPVYGNVSATTSDPTQTASSEDQDNVQYSSVYFRHSHVQEVPLYSTVQLPNALSQEEEVEYATVSLVKSRAVREDEIYSNMKSKD from the exons ATGAAAG GTGATGCAGCCATGCTGAtcagaaaaagacatttttcagcAGCAACAATTCTCATGTTGCTGGCAG gagTTCAGGCTCAGTACAGTGTAACTCTCTCCTCTCGGAATctctgtgctgttactggaTCTACAGTAAAAATCCCCTGTACATACTCAAGTTATTCCGCGGTCACACAGAAAGAATGGTATCGAGTCCAGAGCTCTGAAGGAGAAGCACCAGTCCTGAGCAAAGATCCACAATACTCAGGACGAGTGTCTGTAAGCACCTCGTGGTCTTCCTGTGAGCTGACACTGAGgaatgtgagagtgagtgacTCTGGAGTTTATAACTTCAGATTTAAAGTCACACAGAGAAGAGACTGGATATCAGCATCATCTGGAGttcatctgactgttacag ATCTGAAGGTTGAAGTATCAGACAGGTACGGCCGGAACAAGAAGCTGAGCTGCATCACCACCTGCACTCTGTCTAACAGACCCACTTACATCTGGAACAAGAACGGACAGCATGTTACTAACCAGGAGAGAAAAGAACTGTATGTCGAAAGTAAGGATGCAGGCAGCTACTCCTGTGCCGTAAAAGGACATGAGGAGCTTCgctctcctgctgtct GTATTTTTGATGAGACGAGCTGCTGGAGTGTGACTTACACCACTCAGACtatctgctctctgattggctcatcAGTGGACATACACAGTTATTACACCTTCCCTGACAATCGCAAGGTCACAGAAGTGTTCTGGTTCATTAAAAAGCAGGCTGATGCTGAGGCTGTGGATGTGAGTGAGGATGAGGAGTATCAGGGCCGAGTGCAGTACACACAGAGCTCCCAGAATAACTGTAGTCTGAGAATCactaacctgagagagagagacgctcaaACATACAGATTCAGATTCTACACTGATGATCCTCAAGGCAGATACACCGGCCAACCtggagtctctctgtctgtcacag ATCTGAAGGTTGAAGTATCAGACAAGTACGGCTGGAGCAAGAAGCTGAGCTGCAGCACCACCTGCACTCTGTCAAACAACCCCACTTACATCTGGTACAAGAACGGACAGCGTGTTACTAACCAGtacagaaatgaaatgtatcTGTATGACAGTAGTAAGGATGCAGGCAGCTACTCCTGCGCTGTAAGAGGACATGAGGAGCTTCgctctcctgctgtct GTGTTTTCAGGTGTTTTTGGAGTGTGACTTATTTCTCGCAGACTatgtgtgctctgattggctcatcAGTGGACATACACAGTTACTACACCTTCCCTGATCAGCTTCGCACCCCGCAGCCTGTCTGGTACATCATATTCCTCTCACAGGACAGAGAACTGAGTCATACAGATGAGCGAGTGGAGTTTCTTAATGATAGACCTAACAGGAGCACACTGAGACTGAAAAATCTAACAGAAGGGGACTCAAAAAAATATCAACTCCGGTTAAAAGCCCATTACTCTAAAGAAACAGACAGCTCTGCtggtgtctctctgtctgtcacag GTCTGCAGGTCAAAGTGGCACCACTTGCAGTAACAGTGTCAGATTTACAGAGCATAACGCTGAGCTGCATCACCACCTGCACTCTGTCTAACAGCCCCACTTATATCTGGTACAATAACGGACAGCGTGTGTCTGACTGTAAATCTGCCTCCTGCTCTGTAGCTGCAGTCAGTGGTGCGGTCAGTTACAGCTGTGCTGTTGAAGGCCATGACAGTCTGCTCTCTCCTCCAGTGT ATTCTCCTAAAAACACCAGAGCAGTGGTTCTTTCCTCTGGAGACAAAGTGGAGGGGGattcagtgactctgagctgtagcagtgatgcaaaccctcctgttctcacctactcctggtttaagcagagagcagatgcagacacactgctgacaaCAGGCCAGAATTACAGCATCAGCAACATCAACTCCCAGCACAGAGGACTGTACTACTGCACTGCTCACAACCAGCTGGGACAGCACAACTCTACACCAACACGCCTGAATGTGCTAT ATTCCCCTAAAAACACCAGCGCAGTGGTTCTTTCCTCTGGAGACACAGTGGAGGGGGattcagtgactctgagctgtagcagtgatgcaaaccctcctgttctcacctacacctggtttaagcagagagcagatgcagacacactgctgacaaCAGGCCAGAATTACAGCATCAGCAACATCAGCTCCCAGCACAGCGGACTGTACTACTGCTCTGCTCGCAACCAGCTGGGACATCACAACTCTACACCAACACACCTGGATGTGCTAT ACCCTCCACGAAACCTTTCTATGACTGTCGTTCCATCCGTGTCTGGAGACTTGGTCACACTGTTGTGCGTGAGTGACTCCAACCCCATCAGCTCTTACACCTGGTACAGGAAAACAGAAGGAGATGTGATACTGATTGGAAATGGCACCAATTTAACTTTATCCTCAACAGCAGATGGATTTTACTACTGTACAGCAAGGAATGGATTTGGATCATCCAATTCATCGAAATGGGCATATACATCAG ATAACGGAGCTGTGAAATACGCAGCTTCTGGAGTCATTGTTACTTTGGTTCTGTCATTCATTGCTGTCTTTCTGTGGAGACG GAGAAGGGCATCGGCGTTCGGTAACAGGAGTGAGGAGTACCGCGAG aacGAAACTGCTCCTGTATATGGTAACGTCTCAGCCACGACCTCTGACCCCACACAAACAGCCTCCTCAGAAGATCAGGACAATGTTCAGTACTCCAGCGTTTATTTCAGACACTCCCACGTACAGGAAGTGCCTCTCTACTCAACTGTTCAACTGCCAAATGCTCTCAGTCAGGAAGAGGAAGTAGAATATGCCACAGTGAGCCTCGTCAAATCAAGAGCTGTTCG GGAGGATGAAATCTACagcaatatgaagtccaaagattAA
- the LOC128317013 gene encoding sialoadhesin-like, giving the protein MVTPKLRALTEDSPKNTRAVVLSSGDTVEGGSVTLSCSSDANPPVLTYSWFKQRADADTLLTTGQNYSISNISSQHSGLYYCSAHNQLGHHNSTPTHLDVLHPPRIPSVTVVPTVSGDLVTLLCTSDSNPISSYTWYRKTEGDVILVGNGANLTLSTTADGFYYCIAMNRFGSSNSSEWAYTSGARYVKYAGSGVSVVLALSFIAIILWMRRRASALSNRSEEYRRNDSAPVYGNVSATTSDPTQTASSEDQDNVQYSSVYFRHSHVQEVPLYSTVQLPKAQEEEVEYATVSLVKSRAVRQDKIYNNLKSKE; this is encoded by the exons atggttaccccaaagTTGCGCGCACTGACcgaag ATTCTCCTAAAAACACCAGAGCAGTGGTTCTTTCCTCTGGAGACACAGTGGAGGGgggttcagtgactctgagctgtagcagtgatgcaaaccctcctgttctcacctactcctggtttaagcagagagcagatgcagacacactgctgacaaCAGGCCAGAATTACAGCATCAGCAACATCAGCTCCCAGCACAGCGGACTGTACTACTGCTCTGCTCACAACCAGCTGGGACATCACAACTCTACACCAACACACCTGGATGTGTTAC ACCCTCCACGAATCCCATCTGTGACTGTCGTTCCAACCGTGTCTGGTGATCTGGTCACACTGTTGTGCACAAGTGACTCCAACCCCATCAGCTCTTACACCTGGTACAGGAAAACAGAAGGAGATGTGATATTGGTTGGAAATGGTGCCAATTTAACTTTATCCACAACAGCAGATGGATTTTACTACTGTATAGCAATGAATAGATTTGGATCATCCAATTCATCAGAATGGGCATATACATCAG GTGCCAGATATGTAAAATATGCAGGTTCTGGAGTCTCTGTTGTTTTGGCTCTGTCATTCATTGCTATCATTCTGTGGATGAG GAGACGAGCATCAGCGTTGAGTAACAGGAGTGAGGAGTACCGCAGG AACGACTCTGCTCCTGTGTATGGTAACGTCTCAGCCACGACCTCTGACCCCACACAAACAGCCTCCTCAGAAGATCAGGACAATGTTCAGTACTCCAGTGTTTATTTCAGACACTCCCACGTACAGGAAGTGCCTCTCTACTCAACTGTTCAACTGCCAAAGGCTCAGGAAGAGGAAGTAGAATATGCCACAGTGAGCCTCGTCAAATCAAGAGCTGTTCG gCAGGACAAAATCTACAACAATCTGAAGTCCAAAGAATAA